The following coding sequences lie in one Cyanobacterium sp. Dongsha4 genomic window:
- a CDS encoding PAS domain S-box protein: MMERFFFAILDISLDTKKYFRELLISLSSAQNICIIVTPHHSLLCSPSNINDLDSFFECTNYKLIKPKGYHTIEANHIYLLPENDKWIVKEGVLKRLNAEDTIALPFNFPNDILLDSFAQEQANNTFALKLSSQAEDGKRGLQILKSAGGIIFDPSQSPEQVATEIKRTMEKRRSHSSEISLKKPFDPSDDISQKYQENILRDTDNILIATNINGIITDWNHRAEEVYGYSKQEAIGQPVGIIYYDSETPTKDIIPLLLDKGNYQLELPCRHKNGNVVHVELRLSVVKDSQGEIIGLLGVSKDITQKKQIELENQRLKERLNFILNKTPATIYSSHIQENYQYTYVSQGVENLLGYSPEDLLEKKDFWQENINPQDASRVFAEITDLFEYGFLQREYRLRHRDGYYIWVRDELVLIKDDFGNPVEVVGYFTDISERKRQEAEKARTNAEIEDLYNNAPCGYHSLDREGKFIRVNDTELKWLGYSREEIIGKPFISFLSEKSRRIFESMFPLMLQKGWLKHIKDSELEMVAKDGTILPVSINTRIITDNNGNYFRSRSTIIDISERKQAEHKIIALKKRFDYLLNSCPTVIYSTQPHDDYQCTFISERVSQVLGYTPLDFARHPALWLDLLHPEDKQRVFANIEQLFIANFMTHEYRLRHRDGHYVWIADELIVIQDSKGEPLEIIGHFTDITKRKLIEQRVLESEAKLQAILNFSPSVIYVKDLQGKHTLANQAFLDLFNWNPENIAGKTNEEIFEPDIAREITLNDQQLIESGEAQQFEETILYNGEKRYFLSDKFVLRNLAGEIYGICGMSADITDRIKTEKALQESRNLLETILKTLPIGVFWKDNQLVYRGMNSTASKILGIDNPETIIGNTDADLPWDEITVQKIQEEDLKVIGSGDSLLLKLQNVSLDNNTNICLETSKVPLRNLEGRLIGILGITQDITARLKAENQLKDLTHRLRVALKAGAYGIWELDLKSLSLQWDQQMYEIFGMDEAQSYLTYADFIACVYHEDISFVEDTFALVVKEEQDFVAKFRILRPDGEIRWINAIAQIQRDSEGNPVTLVGINSDITQEKKAQEELCQKNQQLQIAMEKAEIANRSKSEFLANMSHELRTPLNAILGMTEILQDQVYGEINPRQNKALKTIETAGSHLLSLINDILDLAKIESNRLELDIKPLSIKEICSYSLSFVRQQALKKNIKITSQIPDNLNKLMADERRTGQVLINLLNNAVKFTPEGGKVSLKVSRVSEENQEITKNYLRFAITDTGIGIKKEDISKLFQSFVQLDASLNRQFEGTGLGLVLVKQILDLHGGKVELTSELGVGSCFMVDFPYELDQQNTDMSPQKSKDLPPKNPQAEKNQQISILLVDDNCPNLLTTSSYLEANGFSILCANSGEEALNILNTHHPDLIITDIQMPNISGIELIKIIRQNPLLHQSKIVVLTALAMKGDEQKCLEAGADLYLSKPIRLKELNLKIRELLT, encoded by the coding sequence ATGATGGAGCGATTTTTTTTTGCTATTCTCGATATTTCGTTAGATACCAAAAAATATTTCAGAGAGTTATTGATTAGTCTATCTTCGGCTCAAAATATTTGCATAATTGTTACGCCACATCATTCTCTTTTATGTTCACCTAGTAATATTAATGATTTAGATTCTTTCTTTGAATGCACTAATTATAAATTAATCAAGCCAAAAGGCTATCATACAATTGAAGCAAATCATATCTATTTACTGCCAGAAAATGATAAATGGATAGTTAAAGAGGGGGTTTTAAAAAGACTTAATGCAGAAGATACGATCGCACTTCCCTTTAATTTTCCTAATGATATTCTCCTCGATTCTTTCGCCCAAGAACAAGCTAATAACACCTTTGCCCTCAAACTATCATCCCAAGCTGAGGACGGAAAAAGGGGACTACAAATCCTTAAAAGTGCGGGAGGAATTATTTTTGATCCTTCCCAATCCCCTGAGCAAGTAGCCACAGAAATTAAGCGAACTATGGAAAAGAGGCGATCGCACTCCTCTGAAATATCCTTAAAAAAACCCTTTGATCCTAGTGACGATATATCTCAAAAATATCAAGAGAATATTCTGCGAGATACTGATAATATCTTAATTGCAACAAATATCAACGGTATTATCACCGACTGGAATCATCGAGCTGAAGAAGTTTACGGCTACAGTAAACAAGAAGCTATAGGTCAACCAGTAGGTATCATTTATTATGACTCAGAAACACCAACAAAAGATATAATTCCCCTTTTACTAGACAAAGGAAATTATCAGCTAGAACTGCCCTGTCGCCACAAAAATGGTAACGTTGTTCATGTGGAATTGCGCTTATCTGTAGTCAAAGATTCACAGGGTGAAATTATCGGCTTATTGGGAGTATCAAAAGATATTACCCAGAAAAAACAAATAGAATTAGAAAATCAAAGACTAAAAGAACGTCTCAACTTTATCTTAAACAAAACTCCTGCCACAATTTATAGTTCACACATTCAAGAAAATTATCAATATACTTATGTTAGTCAGGGTGTAGAAAATTTATTGGGTTATTCTCCAGAAGATTTATTAGAAAAAAAAGATTTTTGGCAAGAAAATATTAATCCCCAAGATGCTTCAAGAGTCTTTGCAGAAATTACCGATTTATTTGAATATGGATTTCTCCAACGAGAATATCGCCTACGTCACCGAGATGGTTATTATATTTGGGTCAGAGATGAATTAGTGTTGATTAAGGATGATTTTGGTAATCCTGTGGAAGTGGTAGGCTATTTTACCGATATATCAGAAAGAAAAAGACAAGAAGCAGAAAAAGCCCGAACCAATGCAGAGATTGAAGATCTTTATAATAATGCCCCCTGCGGTTATCATTCCCTTGATCGAGAAGGAAAATTTATCCGAGTTAACGATACAGAATTAAAATGGCTTGGTTATAGTCGAGAGGAAATAATAGGAAAACCTTTTATCTCCTTTCTAAGTGAAAAAAGTCGCCGTATTTTTGAAAGTATGTTTCCTCTAATGCTACAAAAAGGATGGCTGAAACATATCAAAGATTCAGAATTAGAAATGGTTGCAAAAGATGGTACTATCTTGCCTGTTTCAATTAACACTAGAATAATCACTGATAATAATGGTAATTATTTTCGCAGTCGTAGCACAATTATTGATATTAGTGAACGCAAACAAGCAGAACACAAAATTATTGCCTTGAAAAAACGTTTTGATTATCTTTTAAACTCTTGTCCTACTGTTATTTATAGCACTCAACCTCACGATGATTATCAATGTACTTTTATCAGTGAAAGAGTCTCTCAAGTTTTAGGATATACTCCCCTTGATTTTGCTCGACATCCCGCTCTTTGGCTAGATTTACTCCATCCAGAAGATAAGCAGAGAGTTTTTGCCAATATCGAACAGTTATTTATTGCCAATTTTATGACCCATGAATATCGTTTGCGCCATAGGGATGGTCACTATGTTTGGATTGCAGACGAATTAATTGTTATCCAAGATAGTAAGGGTGAACCTTTGGAAATAATTGGGCATTTTACTGACATTACAAAAAGAAAACTGATAGAACAAAGAGTCCTTGAAAGTGAAGCAAAACTACAGGCAATCCTCAATTTTTCCCCCTCTGTTATTTATGTTAAAGATTTACAAGGAAAGCATACTTTAGCTAATCAAGCCTTTTTAGATCTTTTTAATTGGAATCCTGAAAATATTGCGGGTAAAACCAATGAAGAAATTTTCGAGCCAGATATTGCCCGTGAAATTACATTAAATGATCAACAATTAATTGAATCTGGTGAGGCTCAACAATTTGAGGAAACCATTTTATATAACGGTGAAAAACGATATTTTTTATCGGATAAGTTTGTTCTTCGCAATTTAGCTGGAGAAATCTACGGCATTTGTGGAATGTCCGCAGATATTACAGATAGAATTAAGACAGAAAAAGCTCTACAAGAGTCGAGAAACTTGTTAGAAACCATCTTAAAAACCTTACCCATTGGGGTTTTTTGGAAAGATAATCAGTTAGTTTATCGAGGAATGAATTCGACGGCATCAAAAATTTTAGGTATTGATAATCCTGAAACTATAATTGGTAACACAGATGCAGATTTACCATGGGATGAAATTACTGTTCAAAAGATTCAAGAAGAAGACTTAAAGGTGATTGGCTCTGGAGATAGTCTGTTATTAAAATTACAAAATGTTTCTCTTGATAACAACACCAATATTTGCTTGGAAACCAGTAAAGTTCCCCTGCGAAATCTGGAAGGGCGATTAATAGGGATTTTAGGTATTACTCAAGATATTACTGCTCGTTTGAAAGCGGAAAATCAATTAAAAGATTTAACCCATCGCCTTCGTGTGGCTCTAAAAGCTGGAGCGTATGGCATTTGGGAGTTAGACCTTAAAAGTTTAAGTTTGCAATGGGATCAACAAATGTATGAAATTTTTGGCATGGATGAGGCACAGTCTTACCTCACTTATGCTGATTTTATTGCTTGTGTTTATCATGAAGATATTTCTTTTGTAGAAGATACATTTGCTTTAGTGGTGAAAGAAGAACAGGATTTTGTGGCTAAGTTCCGTATTCTTCGCCCTGATGGAGAAATTCGTTGGATAAATGCGATCGCACAAATACAAAGAGATAGTGAAGGAAACCCCGTTACTCTAGTAGGGATTAATAGCGACATAACACAAGAGAAAAAAGCCCAAGAAGAATTATGTCAAAAAAACCAACAACTGCAAATAGCGATGGAAAAAGCAGAAATAGCCAATAGATCTAAAAGTGAATTTCTCGCAAATATGAGTCACGAATTGCGAACACCTCTTAATGCTATTTTAGGCATGACAGAAATTTTGCAAGATCAAGTATATGGTGAGATCAACCCTCGACAAAACAAAGCACTAAAAACCATTGAAACCGCAGGTTCTCATTTGCTTTCTCTAATTAATGATATTCTCGATCTTGCTAAAATCGAATCCAATCGACTAGAACTAGACATTAAACCCCTCAGTATCAAAGAAATATGCTCTTACAGTTTATCTTTCGTAAGACAACAAGCCTTGAAAAAAAATATCAAAATTACTAGCCAAATTCCTGACAATCTAAATAAATTGATGGCAGATGAAAGACGTACAGGGCAAGTTTTAATTAATCTATTGAATAACGCCGTCAAATTCACTCCAGAAGGGGGAAAAGTTAGCCTTAAAGTGTCACGAGTTTCAGAAGAAAATCAGGAGATAACGAAAAACTATTTACGTTTTGCCATTACGGATACAGGTATTGGTATCAAAAAAGAAGACATCAGCAAACTATTTCAGTCTTTTGTACAATTAGACGCTTCACTAAATCGTCAATTTGAGGGTACAGGCTTAGGATTAGTCTTAGTAAAACAGATTCTCGACTTACATGGCGGAAAAGTAGAATTAACAAGTGAGTTAGGGGTTGGTAGTTGCTTTATGGTAGATTTTCCCTACGAGCTAGATCAACAAAATACAGATATGTCCCCACAAAAATCAAAAGATTTGCCCCCAAAAAACCCTCAAGCAGAAAAGAATCAACAAATATCAATTTTATTAGTAGATGATAATTGCCCTAATCTGCTCACCACTTCCAGTTATTTAGAAGCCAACGGATTTTCTATTCTCTGTGCCAATAGCGGAGAAGAAGCCTTAAATATCCTCAACACTCACCATCCCGATTTAATCATTACAGATATTCAAATGCCAAATATTTCGGGCATAGAATTAATTAAAATCATTCGTCAAAATCCCCTTTTACATCAAAGTAAAATAGTTGTTTTAACTGCCCTAGCCATGAAAGGAGATGAGCAAAAATGTTTAGAAGCAGGGGCAGATTTATATTTGAGTAAGCCTATTCGGTTAAAAGAATTAAATCTCAAAATACGGGAATTATTAACTTAA
- a CDS encoding segregation/condensation protein A — MVLTKSPASEAIEQLIELAQTGEIDPWDVKVIEIIDRFLAELGIHNSDNLSVQETDLSQSGQVMLWASKLVLLKAETLARISELNPEDEESAETEIEDNRALETRRYQINELDKKIKRRTSALPVAKRKVTLGEFIAQLQAIEKELQGKNKTIDHNLPLNKTKRGYTRKQALKTITDLAHNENLTELAEQINNFLRDNLITVNENKIKLEQLISHWQSHKQEIKSDKVGVFWALLLLSSQSKVELHQQEFYQDIDVYII, encoded by the coding sequence ATGGTATTAACAAAAAGTCCTGCCAGTGAAGCAATAGAGCAATTGATAGAATTAGCCCAAACAGGAGAAATTGATCCCTGGGATGTCAAAGTAATTGAAATTATTGACCGTTTTTTAGCCGAATTAGGAATCCATAATAGCGACAACCTATCGGTGCAGGAAACTGATTTATCTCAATCAGGGCAGGTGATGCTATGGGCATCAAAATTAGTCTTATTAAAAGCCGAAACCCTTGCCAGAATAAGTGAATTAAATCCAGAAGACGAGGAATCTGCAGAAACAGAAATAGAAGATAATCGAGCATTAGAAACAAGACGCTATCAAATTAATGAACTAGACAAAAAAATTAAAAGAAGAACATCTGCTCTACCTGTTGCCAAAAGAAAAGTGACTCTGGGGGAATTCATAGCCCAACTTCAGGCAATAGAAAAGGAATTACAAGGGAAAAATAAGACCATAGACCATAATTTGCCTTTAAATAAAACAAAAAGAGGCTATACCCGTAAACAAGCCCTCAAAACAATTACTGATTTAGCTCATAACGAAAACTTGACTGAATTAGCCGAACAAATCAATAATTTCCTTCGAGATAATCTAATTACTGTTAATGAGAATAAAATCAAATTAGAACAACTGATCAGCCATTGGCAAAGTCATAAACAAGAAATAAAATCCGATAAAGTCGGGGTTTTTTGGGCGTTATTATTGCTTTCCTCTCAATCAAAGGTTGAATTACATCAACAAGAATTTTATCAAGATATTGATGTTTATATTATTTAA
- the petH gene encoding ferredoxin--NADP reductase translates to MRTFNNIKTFASSVNENRRFLFEVVGVSQQESNTLDYPIRKSGSVFIAVPYARMNQEMNRINRLGGKIINITPIDGLTPVQSPSQGSSTTTETQPMTQSEPKAKKEKKEVKVPVNIYRPKNPYVGKCLENYELVAEGGSGTVRHLTFDLSAGDLHYLEGQSIGIIPPGEDDNGKPHKLRLYSIASTRHGDNRDDKTVSLCVRQLEYKNDEGETVYGVCSTYLCNLEVGSDVAITGPVGKEMLLPDDEDATIIMLATGTGIAPFRAFLWRMFKERELNPDYQFKGLAWLIFGIPYTENILYKDDLEKMATDYSENFRLTYAISREQQTADGGKMYVQSRVSEYADELFELIQKPNTHVYMCGLKGMEPPISETFTAEAEKRGMNWDDLRKQMKKEERWHVEVY, encoded by the coding sequence ATGAGAACCTTTAACAACATTAAAACCTTTGCTAGTTCTGTTAATGAGAATCGTCGCTTTCTCTTTGAAGTAGTGGGAGTTTCTCAACAGGAAAGCAATACATTAGACTATCCTATTCGTAAAAGTGGCAGTGTATTTATTGCTGTACCCTACGCTAGGATGAATCAGGAAATGAATCGGATTAACCGCCTTGGGGGTAAAATTATTAACATCACTCCCATTGATGGTTTAACTCCCGTTCAATCTCCGAGTCAAGGTTCTAGTACAACTACTGAAACACAACCCATGACTCAAAGCGAACCCAAAGCAAAAAAAGAAAAAAAAGAAGTAAAAGTACCCGTTAATATTTATCGTCCCAAAAATCCTTATGTCGGTAAATGTTTAGAAAATTATGAGTTAGTAGCCGAAGGCGGTAGTGGTACTGTGCGTCATTTAACCTTCGATCTTTCTGCTGGTGATTTACACTATTTGGAAGGTCAAAGTATTGGCATTATACCCCCCGGAGAAGATGATAATGGTAAACCCCATAAATTACGTCTTTATTCCATTGCTTCTACTCGTCACGGCGACAACAGAGATGATAAAACCGTTTCTTTGTGTGTACGTCAATTAGAATACAAAAATGACGAGGGAGAAACCGTATATGGTGTTTGTTCCACTTATCTCTGTAACTTAGAAGTTGGTTCAGATGTTGCTATCACTGGCCCTGTAGGGAAAGAAATGTTACTGCCCGATGATGAGGATGCAACTATCATTATGTTAGCAACTGGTACAGGTATCGCTCCCTTCCGCGCATTTTTATGGCGTATGTTCAAGGAGAGAGAATTAAACCCCGATTACCAATTTAAAGGTTTAGCTTGGTTAATTTTCGGTATTCCTTACACTGAAAACATCCTTTACAAAGATGATTTAGAGAAAATGGCGACGGATTATTCTGAAAACTTCCGTTTAACCTATGCTATCAGCCGTGAACAACAAACCGCAGACGGTGGCAAAATGTATGTTCAAAGCCGTGTAAGTGAATATGCTGACGAATTGTTTGAATTAATCCAAAAACCAAATACTCACGTTTATATGTGTGGTTTGAAGGGTATGGAGCCTCCCATTTCTGAAACCTTTACTGCTGAAGCGGAGAAAAGAGGTATGAATTGGGATGATTTACGCAAACAGATGAAGAAAGAAGAGCGTTGGCACGTTGAAGTTTACTAA
- the psbA gene encoding photosystem II q(b) protein codes for MTTTIQRQQLSVWEQFCLWITSTNNRLYIGWFGVLMIPTLLTATTCFIIAFIAAPPVDIDGIREPVAGALLYGNNIITASVVPSSNAIGLHFYPIWEAATLDEWLYNGGPYQLIIFHFLIGIYCYMGRQWELSYRLGMRPWICVAYSAPVSAATAVLLVYSIGQGSFSDGLPLGISGTFNFMFVLQAEHNVLMHPFHMLGVAGVFGGALFSAMHGSLVTSSLVRETTETESQNSGYKFGQEEETYNIVAAHGYFGRLIFQYASFNNSRALHFFLGAWPVIGIWFAALAVCCFAFNLNGFNFNHSILDSNGHVIKSWADVINYANIGIEVMHERNVHNFPLDLAGAEPISAPIING; via the coding sequence ATGACAACAACCATACAACGCCAACAATTATCTGTTTGGGAGCAGTTTTGTCTGTGGATCACATCTACCAACAATCGCTTATATATCGGTTGGTTTGGAGTTTTAATGATCCCTACTCTTTTGACTGCAACCACCTGTTTTATCATCGCTTTTATTGCCGCTCCTCCTGTGGATATTGATGGTATCCGTGAACCTGTTGCTGGTGCATTACTATATGGTAATAATATTATTACTGCTTCTGTTGTACCTAGTTCAAATGCGATCGGACTTCACTTTTATCCTATTTGGGAAGCCGCAACTCTTGATGAATGGTTATATAATGGTGGCCCTTACCAGTTGATTATTTTCCACTTCCTCATTGGAATTTACTGCTATATGGGCAGACAGTGGGAATTATCTTACCGTTTAGGAATGCGTCCTTGGATTTGTGTGGCATACTCCGCTCCCGTTTCTGCGGCTACTGCTGTATTGTTAGTTTACTCTATCGGACAAGGCTCTTTCTCTGATGGCTTACCTTTGGGTATCAGTGGCACATTTAATTTTATGTTTGTGCTTCAAGCTGAACACAATGTATTGATGCACCCCTTCCATATGTTGGGAGTTGCAGGGGTATTTGGAGGAGCGTTATTTTCTGCTATGCACGGAAGTTTAGTTACCTCCTCTTTAGTCAGAGAAACCACCGAAACTGAATCTCAAAATAGTGGTTACAAATTTGGTCAAGAAGAAGAAACTTACAATATTGTTGCCGCTCACGGTTATTTTGGCAGATTGATTTTCCAATATGCTTCTTTTAACAATAGTCGAGCCTTACACTTTTTCCTCGGTGCTTGGCCTGTAATTGGTATCTGGTTTGCCGCCCTAGCCGTTTGTTGCTTTGCTTTTAACCTTAATGGCTTCAATTTTAATCATTCTATCCTTGATAGCAATGGTCATGTAATTAAAAGTTGGGCTGATGTGATTAATTACGCTAATATCGGCATCGAAGTAATGCACGAACGTAATGTTCACAACTTCCCCTTAGATTTAGCTGGTGCAGAACCCATTTCTGCTCCCATTATCAATGGATAA
- the purH gene encoding bifunctional phosphoribosylaminoimidazolecarboxamide formyltransferase/IMP cyclohydrolase — MKGLALLSVSDKSGIVELGKKLVEEFDFQIVSSGGTAKTLQSAGIPVTKVSDYTGAPEILGGRVKTLHPRIHGGILANLDLESHQEDLEANNITAFDVVVVNLYPFEKTVAQDNCTLADAIEQIDIGGPAMVRASAKNYHHVTILSNPASYDEYLQQLRDNNGKTTLEFRQKRAMEAFAMTAAYDQAICRYFAQVNPESANYYGIGGNKIATLRYGENPHQKASWYQSGNEATGWASAQQLQGKELSYNNLVDLEAARRIVCEFPSDTPAAVVIKHTNPCGVATGETLATAYNKAYNADSVSAFGGIVALNQPIDAPTATAMSKIFLECIVAPDCTDEAKAILGKKSNLRVLLLSDLNSGSQDNIKAIAGGFLIQENDLSIELPDSWQVVTEKQPTQEDLKELLFAWKVVKHVKSNAIAITKNCTTLGIGAGQMNRVGSVKIALEQAQNEAQGAYLASDAFFPFDDSVRTCGEAGIKAIIQPGGSIRDEDSIKAANELGLVMVFTGVRHFLH; from the coding sequence ATGAAAGGTTTAGCCTTATTAAGTGTTTCTGATAAAAGTGGTATTGTTGAGTTAGGCAAAAAATTAGTAGAAGAGTTTGATTTTCAAATTGTCAGTAGTGGCGGGACAGCAAAAACTTTACAATCTGCTGGAATTCCTGTAACTAAGGTGAGTGACTATACTGGAGCTCCAGAAATTTTGGGAGGAAGAGTAAAAACTTTACATCCTCGTATTCACGGTGGTATTTTGGCTAATTTAGATTTGGAATCTCATCAGGAGGATTTAGAGGCTAATAATATTACTGCTTTTGATGTAGTGGTTGTTAATTTATATCCTTTTGAAAAAACTGTTGCTCAAGATAATTGTACTTTAGCAGATGCGATCGAACAAATCGATATAGGGGGTCCTGCTATGGTACGAGCCAGTGCAAAAAATTATCATCATGTTACTATTTTGAGTAATCCTGCTAGTTATGATGAATACTTGCAACAGTTAAGGGATAATAATGGTAAAACTACCCTTGAGTTTAGGCAAAAAAGAGCTATGGAAGCCTTTGCCATGACTGCGGCTTATGATCAGGCAATTTGTCGCTATTTTGCCCAAGTTAACCCAGAATCAGCAAATTATTATGGTATTGGTGGAAATAAAATTGCAACCCTTCGCTATGGAGAAAATCCTCATCAAAAAGCCAGTTGGTATCAAAGTGGAAATGAAGCAACAGGATGGGCTAGTGCGCAACAATTACAGGGTAAGGAATTAAGTTATAACAATCTTGTGGATTTAGAGGCGGCGAGGAGAATTGTTTGTGAGTTTCCTTCTGATACTCCTGCGGCAGTGGTGATTAAGCATACTAACCCTTGTGGTGTAGCAACGGGTGAGACTTTGGCGACTGCTTATAATAAAGCCTATAATGCTGACTCTGTTTCTGCTTTTGGGGGAATTGTGGCTTTAAATCAACCTATTGATGCTCCCACAGCAACGGCAATGAGTAAAATCTTTTTAGAATGTATTGTTGCTCCTGATTGCACTGATGAAGCTAAGGCGATTTTAGGGAAAAAATCTAATTTGCGAGTATTACTACTATCTGATTTAAACTCTGGTAGTCAGGATAACATAAAAGCGATCGCAGGGGGTTTTCTGATACAGGAGAATGATTTAAGTATTGAATTACCTGATTCATGGCAGGTGGTGACAGAAAAACAACCCACCCAAGAAGATTTAAAAGAACTATTATTTGCTTGGAAAGTGGTTAAACACGTTAAATCAAATGCGATCGCAATTACCAAAAATTGTACTACTCTAGGAATTGGAGCGGGGCAAATGAACCGTGTAGGGTCTGTCAAAATTGCCCTAGAACAGGCTCAGAATGAAGCACAAGGGGCTTATTTAGCTAGTGATGCCTTTTTTCCCTTTGATGACTCTGTTCGCACCTGTGGTGAAGCTGGAATTAAAGCCATTATTCAGCCCGGAGGTTCTATTCGAGATGAAGATTCCATTAAAGCGGCTAATGAATTAGGTTTAGTGATGGTATTTACAGGGGTACGCCACTTTTTACATTAA
- a CDS encoding mechanosensitive ion channel domain-containing protein, translated as MLEGLTNVFTTPLFYVSTKGISLWWILQVILLLLIVSFIAKFSKKILKNKILLTLKISDGNREAISTFIAFAVATMGYIIVIQGMGINLTSLAVIVGGLGVGIGFGFQDLTRNLISGFTLLGEGKLKVGDLIEFQGKLGYIREISIRCTVINMIDGSELIVPNTELTNNTVINWNYDNCHGRIEVEIGVAYGSDLLLVTDVLLQSALTVKQILSNPPPQVIFLGFGDNSLNFVLWIWVEKINLKPFIKSSLLYIIEYNFKQNKIDIPFPQRDVWLHNVNSKENRNINFSQASQKDKSLRELLKQISLFHDFNDLQLIHLIEMGYQKYLQPEEILIKQGEYGDFFALVLLGEVEAILETNTTEKTIFYFREGQYFGELPLLLNIPYPTTMKANQKTRLLLIKKDNFDHFIKEYPFLGEQIIQELTQRQDIINSCHQQLKEMGLLKNKDDKNPILSMIRQYFQQVFIG; from the coding sequence ATGCTTGAAGGGCTAACGAATGTCTTTACAACCCCACTATTTTATGTAAGCACAAAAGGTATTTCTTTATGGTGGATTTTACAAGTTATATTATTACTATTAATTGTTAGTTTTATTGCTAAATTTAGTAAAAAAATACTCAAAAATAAGATACTTTTAACTCTAAAGATAAGTGACGGTAATAGAGAAGCCATTTCCACATTTATTGCTTTTGCAGTGGCAACTATGGGTTATATAATTGTTATTCAAGGAATGGGAATAAATTTAACCTCTTTAGCTGTAATAGTTGGTGGTTTAGGAGTTGGTATTGGTTTTGGTTTTCAAGATTTAACCCGTAATTTAATCAGTGGTTTTACACTATTAGGAGAAGGAAAATTAAAGGTAGGAGACTTAATCGAATTTCAAGGAAAATTAGGTTATATTCGAGAAATATCTATTCGTTGTACAGTTATTAATATGATAGATGGTTCAGAATTAATTGTACCGAATACAGAATTAACAAATAATACTGTTATTAACTGGAATTATGATAATTGTCACGGCAGAATTGAGGTTGAAATAGGAGTTGCCTATGGTAGTGATTTATTATTAGTAACTGATGTTTTATTGCAGTCAGCATTAACGGTAAAACAAATATTATCAAATCCTCCCCCTCAAGTTATTTTTCTTGGTTTTGGTGATAATTCTCTTAATTTTGTGCTGTGGATATGGGTAGAAAAAATTAACCTTAAACCTTTCATAAAAAGCTCATTACTCTATATCATTGAATATAATTTTAAACAAAATAAAATTGATATTCCTTTTCCTCAAAGGGATGTGTGGTTACATAATGTTAACTCAAAAGAAAATAGAAATATTAACTTTTCTCAAGCCTCACAGAAAGATAAATCACTGAGAGAATTATTAAAGCAAATCTCCCTATTTCATGATTTTAATGATTTACAATTAATTCACTTAATAGAAATGGGTTATCAGAAATATTTACAACCAGAAGAAATATTAATTAAGCAAGGAGAATACGGTGATTTTTTCGCTCTTGTTTTACTAGGAGAAGTTGAAGCAATTTTAGAGACAAATACAACAGAAAAAACTATATTTTATTTTCGGGAAGGACAATATTTTGGAGAATTACCTTTACTTTTAAATATTCCTTATCCCACCACTATGAAGGCTAATCAAAAAACAAGATTATTGCTGATTAAAAAAGATAATTTTGATCACTTTATCAAAGAATATCCCTTTTTAGGAGAGCAAATAATTCAAGAATTAACTCAACGTCAAGATATAATTAATAGTTGTCATCAACAATTAAAAGAGATGGGTTTACTAAAAAATAAAGATGATAAAAACCCTATACTTTCAATGATTAGACAATATTTTCAACAAGTTTTTATCGGCTAA
- a CDS encoding inorganic diphosphatase produces MDLSRIPAQPKQGIINVLIEIPGGSKNKYEFDKDMNAFILDRVLFSSVKYPYDYGFVPNTLADDGDPLDGMVMMDEPTFPGCVIAARPVCMLEMIDGGDRDEKILCVPAEDPRYDHVKSLKDIAPHRLEEIAEFFRSYKNLEKKETQILGWKDIDQVAPLVEQCVKAYK; encoded by the coding sequence ATGGATTTATCTCGCATTCCTGCTCAACCTAAACAGGGTATTATCAATGTTTTAATCGAAATCCCCGGCGGTAGCAAAAATAAATATGAATTTGATAAGGATATGAATGCTTTTATCCTAGATAGAGTTTTATTCTCCTCGGTCAAATATCCCTATGATTATGGTTTTGTACCTAACACTTTAGCAGATGATGGTGATCCTCTTGATGGTATGGTAATGATGGATGAACCTACTTTCCCTGGTTGTGTTATTGCCGCTCGTCCTGTTTGTATGTTAGAAATGATTGATGGAGGCGATCGCGATGAGAAGATTTTATGTGTACCCGCCGAAGATCCTCGCTATGATCATGTTAAATCTTTAAAAGATATTGCCCCTCATCGTTTAGAGGAAATCGCTGAATTTTTCCGTAGCTACAAAAATTTAGAGAAAAAAGAAACTCAAATTCTTGGTTGGAAAGATATTGATCAAGTTGCACCTTTAGTGGAACAATGCGTTAAAGCATATAAATAA